A stretch of the Kushneria konosiri genome encodes the following:
- the pgm gene encoding phosphoglucomutase (alpha-D-glucose-1,6-bisphosphate-dependent), with the protein MSIDPHAGQQPDEQRLAHLPRLVSRYYSERPDVSDPAQQVAFGTSGHRGSSLKTSFNEWHILATTQAICDYRQEQGITGPLFIGMDTHALSEPAFVSALEVLAANHVETRIDAGCEETGGEPGYTPTPALSNAILNYNRDRTSDLADGIVITPSHNPPVDGGFKYNPTNGGPADTGITKWIQERANALLSNDLEGVKRVSYAQALAAPTTQRFDFIDSYVSGLEQVIDMAAIRDSGLKFGVDPLGGAGVHYWTRIAERYQLPLEVISTTVDPTFRFMRLDWDGKIRMDCSSPYAMAGLIENKDRFDVSFACDTDHDRHGIVARSTGLLNPNHYLAVAIEYLFTHRPQWSDQAAIGKTLVSSSMIDRVAEGIGKPVVEVPVGFKWFVDGLMDGSLGFGGEESAGASFLTFDGKPWSTDKDGIILGLLAAEMTAVTGKDPGERYQALTERFGAPVYARVDAPADRDQKARLGKLSPEQVTASELAGHAITRKLTEAPGNGAAIGGLKVETEAGWFAARPSGTEDVYKIYAESFEGEDHLKRIQEEAKALVDGVLKG; encoded by the coding sequence ATGAGCATCGATCCCCATGCAGGGCAGCAGCCCGACGAGCAACGCCTCGCCCATCTGCCGCGTCTGGTGTCGCGCTATTACAGCGAGCGTCCCGACGTGTCGGATCCCGCCCAGCAGGTGGCCTTCGGAACCTCCGGCCATCGCGGCTCATCGCTGAAAACGAGCTTCAACGAATGGCACATTCTGGCCACCACCCAGGCCATCTGTGATTACCGACAGGAACAGGGCATCACCGGGCCGCTGTTTATCGGCATGGACACCCATGCGCTGTCGGAGCCGGCCTTTGTCTCCGCCCTTGAAGTGCTGGCCGCCAACCATGTTGAGACCCGCATTGACGCCGGCTGTGAAGAGACGGGCGGCGAGCCGGGCTATACGCCGACGCCGGCGCTGTCCAACGCCATTCTCAATTACAACCGCGATCGCACCAGCGATCTGGCCGATGGCATCGTGATCACGCCGTCGCACAATCCGCCGGTGGATGGTGGCTTCAAGTACAATCCTACCAACGGTGGCCCGGCCGACACCGGCATCACAAAATGGATTCAGGAGCGCGCCAATGCGCTGCTGTCCAATGATCTCGAAGGCGTGAAGCGCGTCAGCTACGCGCAGGCACTGGCTGCACCGACCACCCAGCGCTTTGACTTCATCGACAGCTATGTCTCCGGCCTTGAACAGGTCATCGACATGGCCGCGATCCGCGACTCGGGACTCAAGTTCGGCGTCGATCCGCTGGGCGGGGCCGGCGTGCACTACTGGACGCGCATCGCCGAGCGCTATCAGCTGCCGCTGGAAGTGATCTCCACCACCGTGGACCCGACCTTTCGGTTCATGCGCCTGGACTGGGACGGCAAGATCCGCATGGACTGCTCTTCCCCCTACGCCATGGCCGGTCTGATCGAGAACAAGGACCGCTTTGACGTCTCCTTTGCCTGCGACACCGACCATGACCGTCACGGCATCGTCGCCCGCTCGACGGGGCTTTTGAATCCCAATCACTATCTGGCCGTGGCGATCGAGTATCTCTTTACCCACCGTCCGCAGTGGAGTGACCAGGCGGCCATCGGCAAGACGCTGGTGTCATCGTCGATGATTGACCGCGTTGCCGAGGGCATCGGCAAGCCCGTGGTCGAGGTGCCGGTCGGCTTCAAGTGGTTCGTGGATGGTCTGATGGACGGCAGCCTCGGCTTTGGCGGTGAAGAATCCGCCGGTGCCTCGTTTCTGACCTTTGACGGCAAGCCCTGGTCGACCGACAAGGACGGCATCATTCTGGGCCTTCTGGCCGCCGAAATGACTGCCGTGACCGGCAAGGACCCGGGCGAGCGCTATCAGGCGCTGACCGAGCGCTTTGGCGCGCCGGTCTATGCCCGAGTGGACGCTCCGGCCGATCGCGACCAGAAGGCCCGTCTGGGCAAGCTCTCCCCCGAGCAGGTCACGGCTTCCGAGCTGGCCGGTCATGCCATCACCCGCAAGCTCACCGAAGCCCCCGGCAACGGCGCGGCCATCGGCGGGCTCAAGGTGGAAACCGAGGCGGGCTGGTTTGCGGCACGTCCTTCGGGCACCGAAGACGTCTACAAGATCTACGCCGAAAGCTTTGAAGGCGAAGATCACCTGAAGCGCATTCAGGAAGAAGCCAAGGCGCTGGTGGACGGCGTGCTCAAGGGCTGA
- a CDS encoding flavin reductase family protein — MTEQFHFYEPRKGHGLPHDPFKAIIAPRPIGWVSSQNSEGRLNLAPYSFFNAFCAAPPIIGFASAGWKDSVANIEATGEFCWHLATRALAEKMNTSSASVGSEVDEFALSGLTPAASNVVKVPRVLEAPVSFECRLSQLIQLESADGETLDNWLVLGEVVGVHIDQHLLEEGIYQTALAEPILRAGGPTTYYTINDGVRFDMERPDNSGQ; from the coding sequence ATGACCGAGCAGTTCCACTTCTATGAGCCACGCAAGGGTCACGGCCTGCCGCATGACCCCTTCAAGGCGATTATCGCTCCGCGCCCGATCGGCTGGGTCTCCTCGCAAAACAGCGAAGGGCGACTCAATCTGGCGCCCTACAGCTTTTTCAACGCTTTCTGTGCCGCGCCGCCGATTATTGGTTTTGCCAGCGCCGGCTGGAAGGACAGCGTGGCCAACATCGAGGCGACCGGCGAGTTCTGCTGGCATCTGGCCACGCGCGCACTGGCCGAGAAAATGAACACCTCGAGTGCCAGCGTGGGCAGTGAGGTGGACGAGTTTGCACTTTCCGGGCTGACGCCTGCCGCCTCAAACGTGGTGAAGGTGCCGCGCGTTCTGGAAGCGCCGGTGTCGTTTGAATGCCGGCTGAGTCAGCTGATCCAGCTTGAATCCGCCGACGGTGAGACGCTTGATAACTGGCTGGTGCTGGGCGAGGTCGTGGGGGTGCATATCGATCAGCATCTGCTGGAAGAGGGCATCTATCAGACCGCGCTGGCCGAGCCGATCCTGCGTGCCGGCGGGCCGACCACCTACTACACCATCAATGATGGCGTGCGCTTTGATATGGAACGGCCGGACAACTCCGGTCAGTAA
- the mnmE gene encoding tRNA uridine-5-carboxymethylaminomethyl(34) synthesis GTPase MnmE: MLDQDTISALATPPGRGGVGIIRLSGARTAEIARAMLGFEPEPRRAHYGPFLGDDGQVLDEGIALWFPGPHSFTGEDVLELQGHGGPVIMDWLLERTVALGARLARPGEFSERAFLNDKLDLAQAEAIADLIEASSRAAAENALHSLQGEFSTRVQALVQRLIELRIFVEAAIDFPEEEIDFLGDGRVAEMLAGVRESLAEVRASAAQGALMREGMSVVIAGRPNAGKSSLLNALTEQETAIVTDIAGTTRDVLREHIHLDGMPLHIIDTAGLRDTPDAVEKIGVQRAWAEIEKADRVLLMVDSRESGELDPMAIWPEFVERLPDPSKLTLVRNKIDESNETDEPSLASTPPVIRLSATTGAGVDHLKTHLKGVMGFQSTSEGRFSARRRHLDALDRAGQSLSHGADQLAGAGAGELLAEDLRAAQDALGEITGEFTADELLGEIFGSFCIGK; encoded by the coding sequence ATGCTCGATCAGGACACCATCAGTGCGCTGGCCACGCCGCCCGGGCGCGGCGGCGTCGGCATCATCCGCCTCTCCGGCGCCAGAACTGCCGAGATCGCCCGCGCCATGCTCGGCTTCGAGCCCGAGCCCCGACGTGCCCACTACGGCCCCTTTCTGGGCGATGACGGCCAGGTACTCGATGAGGGCATCGCACTGTGGTTCCCCGGTCCTCATTCGTTCACCGGTGAGGACGTGCTGGAGCTTCAGGGCCACGGCGGCCCGGTCATCATGGACTGGCTGCTGGAGCGCACCGTCGCGCTGGGTGCCCGGCTGGCGCGGCCGGGTGAGTTCTCGGAGCGCGCCTTTTTGAACGACAAGCTCGATCTGGCCCAGGCCGAGGCGATCGCGGATCTGATCGAGGCCAGCTCCCGCGCCGCGGCCGAAAACGCCCTGCATTCGCTGCAGGGCGAATTTTCGACCCGGGTACAGGCACTGGTTCAGCGCCTCATCGAGCTTCGCATCTTTGTCGAGGCGGCCATCGACTTCCCCGAGGAAGAGATCGACTTTCTCGGCGACGGTCGGGTGGCCGAAATGCTGGCCGGCGTGCGGGAGAGCCTTGCCGAGGTACGCGCCAGCGCCGCTCAGGGCGCGCTGATGCGTGAAGGGATGAGCGTGGTGATCGCCGGGCGTCCCAATGCGGGAAAATCGAGCCTTTTGAACGCCCTGACCGAGCAGGAAACCGCGATCGTCACCGATATAGCCGGCACCACTCGAGACGTGCTGCGCGAGCATATCCATCTTGACGGCATGCCGCTGCACATCATCGACACCGCCGGGCTGCGCGATACGCCGGACGCGGTGGAAAAAATCGGCGTGCAGCGTGCCTGGGCGGAGATCGAAAAGGCCGACCGCGTACTGCTCATGGTCGACAGCCGCGAAAGCGGTGAACTCGACCCGATGGCGATCTGGCCCGAATTTGTCGAGCGCCTGCCGGACCCCTCAAAGCTCACGCTGGTGCGCAACAAGATCGATGAGAGCAATGAAACCGACGAACCGAGTCTTGCCAGCACGCCGCCGGTGATTCGCCTGTCCGCCACCACCGGTGCCGGTGTGGATCATCTCAAAACGCATCTCAAGGGCGTGATGGGCTTTCAATCGACCAGCGAAGGCCGTTTCTCTGCCCGCCGTCGTCACCTTGACGCGCTGGACCGCGCCGGACAGTCACTCTCCCACGGTGCCGATCAGCTGGCCGGCGCCGGTGCCGGTGAGCTGCTGGCCGAAGACCTGCGCGCCGCCCAGGACGCGCTCGGCGAGATCACCGGTGAGTTCACCGCCGATGAGCTGCTCGGCGAGATCTTTGGTAGTTTCTGCATCGGGAAATAA